The following are encoded in a window of Sphingobium sp. AP49 genomic DNA:
- the ribD gene encoding bifunctional diaminohydroxyphosphoribosylaminopyrimidine deaminase/5-amino-6-(5-phosphoribosylamino)uracil reductase RibD, with protein sequence MAAAIALSERGRGLSTPNPNVGCLIVKDGHVVGRGWTQKGGRPHAEAQALDEAMDRAHGATAYVTLEPCFHLSPRGPRCADLMARAGVARVVIALRDPDPRTDGQGAEWLRERGVTVEMGLMATEAAEAMRGFVLRQTLGRPAVTLKLGLSLDGRIALADGSSRWITGPDARAHAHLERARHDAILVGGGTLRADAPSLDVRLPGLEDRSPRRLLLSCGAAPEGWSAIADPQDIATLDRVDHLMVEGGAETAAAFLRADLVDRLLLYRAPILIGSGLAGIGDIGLIDLAEAHGRWRQTDQRRFGPDRLEVYARTRSA encoded by the coding sequence ATGGCGGCGGCGATTGCCCTGTCGGAACGTGGCCGGGGCCTGTCCACGCCCAACCCCAATGTCGGCTGCCTGATCGTGAAAGACGGCCATGTCGTTGGCCGCGGCTGGACCCAGAAGGGCGGCCGTCCCCATGCCGAGGCGCAAGCGCTGGACGAGGCAATGGACCGCGCCCATGGCGCCACCGCCTATGTGACGCTGGAGCCCTGTTTTCACCTGAGCCCACGCGGGCCGCGCTGTGCCGACCTGATGGCGCGCGCCGGCGTCGCCCGAGTCGTGATCGCCCTACGCGATCCTGATCCACGTACCGATGGCCAAGGGGCCGAATGGCTGCGCGAACGCGGCGTGACGGTAGAGATGGGGCTGATGGCAACCGAAGCCGCCGAAGCGATGCGCGGCTTCGTGCTGCGCCAGACGCTGGGCCGGCCGGCGGTGACGCTGAAGCTGGGCCTCTCGCTCGACGGGCGCATTGCCCTCGCCGATGGGTCGAGCCGCTGGATCACCGGGCCGGATGCCCGCGCCCACGCCCATCTGGAACGGGCACGGCATGACGCCATCCTGGTCGGCGGCGGCACGCTGCGCGCCGATGCGCCTAGCCTGGACGTACGCTTGCCGGGGCTGGAGGATCGATCGCCCCGCCGGCTGCTGTTGAGCTGCGGCGCCGCACCCGAGGGCTGGAGCGCGATCGCCGATCCGCAGGATATCGCGACGCTCGACCGAGTCGACCATCTGATGGTCGAGGGCGGCGCCGAGACCGCCGCCGCCTTCCTGCGCGCCGATCTGGTCGACCGGCTGCTGCTCTATCGCGCGCCGATCCTGATCGGGTCGGGCCTGGCCGGGATCGGCGATATCGGCCTGATCGACCTGGCCGAGGCGCATGGCCGCTGGCGCCAGACCGACCAACGCCGGTTCGGCCCGGACCGGCTGGAGGTTTACGCGCGGACGCGCAGCGCCTAG
- a CDS encoding riboflavin synthase: protein MFTGIITDIGTIRTHEQRGDLRLIIESGYDMETVAIGASIACSGACLTVVEKGPGWFAVDLSAETVARTAPGLWAQGGRLNLERALKVGDELGGHIVTGHVDGIGHLVSASREGDSIRLVISAPAELAAALAAKGSITLDGISLTVNSVEDQPDGSVHFGLNIIPHTAIATTLDSLPEGRAFNLEIDVLARYLDRMQSLRSK, encoded by the coding sequence ATGTTCACCGGCATCATCACCGACATCGGCACCATCCGCACCCATGAGCAGCGCGGCGACCTGCGCCTGATCATCGAGAGCGGCTATGACATGGAGACGGTCGCGATCGGCGCATCGATCGCCTGTTCGGGCGCCTGCCTGACGGTGGTGGAAAAGGGGCCTGGCTGGTTCGCGGTCGACCTGTCGGCCGAAACCGTCGCCCGCACCGCGCCGGGCCTGTGGGCACAGGGCGGCAGGCTGAACCTGGAACGCGCATTGAAGGTCGGCGACGAACTGGGCGGCCATATCGTCACCGGCCATGTCGATGGCATCGGCCATCTGGTGTCGGCCAGCCGCGAGGGCGATTCGATCCGTCTGGTCATCAGCGCGCCGGCGGAACTGGCCGCCGCGCTGGCTGCCAAGGGGTCGATCACATTGGACGGCATCTCGCTGACCGTGAACAGCGTCGAGGACCAGCCCGACGGCAGCGTGCATTTCGGCCTCAACATCATCCCACACACCGCGATCGCAACCACGTTGGACAGCCTGCCCGAAGGCCGAGCGTTCAATCTGGAGATCGATGTGCTGGCCCGTTATCTCGACCGGATGCAGAGCCTTCGCAGCAAATGA
- the ribB gene encoding 3,4-dihydroxy-2-butanone-4-phosphate synthase gives MSSSLIDSVRALVTDGGMSRSGLARAAGLHANSLRKLGEGDWNPTAETLGKLEAYLLKREGGTALASPEEIINEARNGRMFILVDDEDRENEGDLVIPAQMATPDAINFMATHGRGLICLALTKSRVEELGLDLMSRNNGTRHETAFTVSIEAREGVTTGISAADRARTVSVAIDSGKSKQDIVTPGHIFPLIAKDGGVLVRTGHTEAAVDVARLAGLNPSGVICEVMKDDGTMARLDDLIPFAAKHKMKIGTIRDLIAYRRRHDHVVERRAETAFESKWGGEWKAITFFNKATKSEQLVLQKGKVDPDQPTLVRMHQLAPLSDIFGGEGPRGDVLARSMDIIAKEGAGVVVLLRDGEPDMLTRMIQAHAGKQPGGMDELRDYGVGAQILAELGVHDMILLSNTQHSLIALDGYDLAVVGQRPIEL, from the coding sequence ATGTCGTCCTCGCTTATCGATTCCGTCCGCGCCCTCGTCACCGATGGTGGCATGTCCCGATCGGGCCTGGCGCGCGCCGCCGGCCTGCACGCCAACAGCTTGCGCAAGCTGGGTGAAGGCGACTGGAACCCGACCGCGGAAACGCTGGGCAAGCTGGAGGCCTATCTGTTGAAGCGCGAGGGCGGCACCGCGCTCGCCAGCCCCGAGGAAATCATCAACGAGGCCCGCAACGGCCGCATGTTCATCCTGGTCGATGACGAGGATCGCGAAAATGAAGGCGATCTGGTCATCCCCGCCCAGATGGCGACCCCCGACGCGATCAACTTCATGGCCACCCATGGCCGCGGCCTCATCTGCCTGGCGCTGACCAAGAGCCGGGTCGAGGAATTGGGCCTGGACCTGATGAGCCGCAACAACGGCACCCGTCACGAAACCGCCTTCACCGTGTCGATCGAGGCGCGCGAAGGCGTCACCACCGGCATCAGCGCCGCCGACCGTGCCCGTACCGTTTCGGTCGCGATCGATTCCGGCAAGAGCAAGCAGGACATCGTCACGCCGGGCCATATCTTTCCGCTGATCGCCAAGGATGGTGGCGTGCTGGTGCGCACCGGCCATACCGAAGCAGCCGTCGATGTCGCGCGCCTCGCCGGCCTCAACCCGTCCGGCGTCATCTGCGAGGTGATGAAGGATGACGGCACGATGGCGCGGCTCGACGACCTCATCCCCTTCGCTGCCAAGCACAAGATGAAGATCGGCACGATCCGCGACCTGATCGCCTATCGCCGCCGCCACGACCATGTCGTCGAGCGCCGCGCTGAGACGGCCTTTGAAAGCAAGTGGGGCGGTGAGTGGAAGGCGATCACCTTCTTCAACAAGGCCACCAAGTCGGAACAGCTGGTACTGCAGAAGGGCAAGGTCGACCCCGACCAGCCGACCCTGGTGCGGATGCATCAACTCGCCCCGCTGAGCGACATTTTTGGCGGCGAAGGGCCGCGTGGCGACGTGCTGGCGCGGTCGATGGACATCATCGCCAAGGAAGGCGCTGGCGTGGTCGTGCTGCTGCGTGACGGCGAACCCGACATGCTGACTCGCATGATCCAGGCCCATGCCGGCAAGCAGCCCGGCGGCATGGACGAATTGCGCGACTATGGCGTGGGCGCCCAGATCCTGGCGGAACTGGGCGTGCATGACATGATCCTGCTCAGCAACACCCAGCACAGCCTGATCGCCCTTGACGGCTATGACCTGGCCGTGGTTGGGCAGCGTCCGATCGAGCTCTGA
- the ribH gene encoding 6,7-dimethyl-8-ribityllumazine synthase has protein sequence MAKFLIVEARFYDHLNDLLIEGAKAALDEAGHKYEVVTVPGALEIPGAIALAAETGRYDGFVAIGVVIRGETYHFEVVSNESARGLMALSMDAIAIGNGILTVENEEQALVRARPDQKDKGGEAAKAAIAMLALRERFTN, from the coding sequence ATGGCCAAGTTTCTTATCGTCGAAGCCCGCTTCTACGACCATCTCAACGACCTGCTGATCGAAGGCGCGAAGGCTGCGCTGGACGAAGCCGGCCACAAATATGAGGTGGTGACCGTACCGGGCGCGCTGGAAATCCCCGGCGCGATCGCGCTGGCAGCCGAGACCGGCCGTTATGACGGCTTCGTCGCGATCGGCGTCGTGATCCGCGGCGAGACCTATCATTTCGAGGTGGTGTCGAACGAAAGCGCACGCGGCCTGATGGCTCTGAGCATGGATGCGATCGCGATCGGCAACGGCATTCTGACCGTCGAGAATGAGGAGCAGGCCCTGGTCCGCGCCCGTCCCGACCAGAAGGACAAGGGCGGCGAAGCCGCAAAGGCTGCGATCGCCATGCTGGCCCTGCGCGAGCGTTTCACGAACTGA
- a CDS encoding alkene reductase produces MTTIFDPIKLGADTAANRAIMAPLTRGRATRDHVPTPIMVDYYAQRASAGLIISEATGISHQGLGWPYAPGLWSDEQVVAWKPITQAVHDKGGLIVAQLWHMGRAVHSAVTGEQPVSSSATATPGDAHTYEGKKPYEVARPLAIDEIPGIIADYVKAANNAIAAGFDGVQIHAANGYLIDQFLRDNSNFRDDIYGGSIENRVRLLREVTQAVVDAIGADRVSVRLSPNGDTQGVNDSDPEPLFAAAADVLNQIGIAFLELREPGPDGTFGATDVPRLSPLIRQHFKGPLVLNSDYGLGRAQADLASGLADAISFGRPFLANPDLVDRLRDGAPLTQAQMATFYSQGAEGYIDYPTLAEEKAAA; encoded by the coding sequence ATGACCACTATCTTCGATCCGATCAAGCTCGGCGCCGACACCGCCGCCAACCGTGCCATCATGGCGCCGCTCACCCGTGGCCGCGCCACCCGCGATCATGTCCCGACCCCGATCATGGTCGATTATTATGCGCAGCGCGCCTCGGCCGGCCTCATCATCAGCGAAGCGACCGGCATTTCGCACCAGGGCCTGGGTTGGCCCTATGCGCCTGGCCTTTGGTCGGACGAGCAGGTTGTCGCCTGGAAGCCGATCACCCAGGCCGTGCATGACAAGGGCGGGCTGATCGTCGCCCAGCTCTGGCATATGGGCCGCGCCGTTCATTCGGCCGTTACCGGCGAGCAGCCGGTCTCGTCGAGCGCCACGGCAACGCCGGGCGACGCCCATACCTATGAGGGCAAGAAGCCCTATGAGGTCGCCCGTCCGCTGGCGATCGACGAAATTCCCGGCATCATCGCCGACTATGTGAAGGCGGCCAACAATGCGATCGCCGCCGGCTTCGACGGGGTGCAGATTCATGCCGCGAACGGCTATCTGATCGACCAGTTTCTGCGCGACAACAGCAATTTCCGCGATGACATCTATGGTGGCAGCATCGAAAATCGCGTTCGGCTGTTGCGCGAAGTGACGCAGGCGGTGGTCGATGCGATCGGCGCCGATCGCGTGTCCGTGCGTCTGTCGCCCAATGGCGATACCCAGGGCGTCAATGACAGCGATCCTGAGCCGCTGTTCGCCGCCGCTGCCGATGTGCTGAACCAGATCGGCATCGCCTTCCTCGAACTGCGCGAGCCCGGCCCGGACGGCACCTTCGGCGCCACCGACGTGCCGCGCCTGTCGCCGCTGATCCGCCAGCATTTCAAGGGGCCGCTGGTCCTCAACAGCGATTATGGACTGGGCCGCGCCCAGGCCGATCTCGCCTCGGGCCTGGCGGACGCGATCAGCTTCGGTCGTCCCTTCCTCGCCAATCCCGATCTGGTCGATCGCCTGCGCGACGGTGCGCCGCTGACCCAGGCGCAGATGGCGACCTTCTACAGCCAGGGCGCGGAAGGCTATATCGACTATCCGACCCTGGCCGAGGAAAAGGCGGCCGCCTGA
- a CDS encoding DMT family transporter — protein MAASTPMAHVASPKLAFPALILANIILALGPVLVRLADVGPVAAAFWRLAIAMPFLFILALPKLRKSRLSRGQWTIMILAGICFAADLAAWHLGIGHTKVANATLFGNVSALMLPLWGLLVLREHVSKLQIGALVLAAIGASILMGSSYELSPANLKGDLLCLLAGLLYTTYLLLIQDARKRLNSWSVLAIVSAVGALPLLVAANVMGEAVMPQDWTPLVILALSSQIVGQGLLTYALGCFSPLVLGLSLLLQPAVAALAGWLLFGETLSATDIVGGLAVAVALVLVRLPRRA, from the coding sequence ATGGCCGCTTCAACCCCCATGGCGCATGTCGCATCGCCCAAACTCGCTTTTCCCGCGCTGATCCTGGCCAATATTATTTTAGCGCTGGGACCGGTGCTGGTTCGGCTGGCCGATGTCGGGCCAGTCGCAGCGGCCTTCTGGCGGCTCGCGATCGCCATGCCTTTCCTGTTCATCCTGGCATTGCCGAAGCTGCGCAAGAGCCGATTGTCGCGCGGCCAATGGACAATCATGATCCTCGCCGGGATCTGCTTTGCCGCCGACCTGGCCGCCTGGCATCTGGGCATCGGTCATACCAAGGTCGCCAATGCCACGCTGTTCGGCAATGTCAGCGCACTGATGCTGCCGCTCTGGGGGCTGCTGGTGCTACGCGAGCATGTGTCGAAGCTACAGATCGGCGCGCTTGTTTTGGCTGCAATTGGCGCCAGCATCTTGATGGGCAGCAGCTATGAACTCTCCCCCGCCAACCTGAAAGGCGATCTGCTCTGCCTGCTCGCGGGGTTGCTCTACACCACCTATCTTCTGCTGATCCAGGATGCCCGCAAGCGGCTGAACAGCTGGTCGGTGCTGGCGATCGTCAGCGCGGTCGGCGCGCTGCCGCTGCTGGTCGCCGCCAATGTCATGGGCGAGGCGGTGATGCCGCAGGACTGGACGCCACTGGTCATCCTTGCCCTGTCCAGCCAGATTGTCGGCCAGGGGCTGCTGACCTATGCGCTCGGCTGTTTTTCGCCGCTGGTGTTGGGGCTCAGCCTGTTGCTGCAACCCGCCGTCGCCGCGCTGGCCGGATGGCTGCTGTTCGGCGAGACATTGAGTGCGACCGACATTGTCGGCGGCCTGGCCGTGGCGGTCGCCC